In the genome of Synechococcus sp. UW179A, the window AATCTCGCCTTTGCTCAGGAGCGACTTCTTAATAGAGAAGAGGCAGCGGAGCTCTACCGCAAAGTACTAACACTTGAGCCCTCGAACAAAACAGCAAAAAGCCGACTCAAACGTTTAGAGCGGTCAGCAGGAGGTCGAACCACCAGCTCATTGATTGAATCTCAGAAGAACTCACCAGAGAGCCCTGACGGCAGGGGCTTCTGAACCAGGGCAGCTTGGAGCCAAACTGAGGCTGCCACCGCGATTGGTGATGCGTGGAGCCTGCCAACTTGAGAGAGTCATCCCTTGAAGACCCAAGTAACTGCCACCCGGCTCGAGTTCATCCGTGAGCTGGCTAGAAAGAGGCAATAAATCAACTTGGTCAGATGAGGCATTGAGGTTGCCCTGCACCGGCGTGCTGATCTCGCCGATCTGCATACTTCCCCTCAGATCAACCATCTGTCCGATGGGCTGAACGCTCGCCAAGGTGAGTTTCACATTCACGCTGTTGCCGCTTGTGAACGACATGTAACTGCCGCACCACTCTCTCGGCATCGACGTTGCGATATTGGCAGCCCGGGCAATCGGATCAAAACGCTGAACCGAACCTTCAAGCTCAAGTGGATCTTCCAAGGCGGAGGAATCAAGAGGCAAGGACGGTTCGAACGTCGCCGGAATCTCGATCGGCGCGTTCATGTCCATAGTGATGGGCATGACGAGAACGGATGATGGCCGCAGGGTAGGTCCCTCAACCCTGGCCTGTTCGACTTCCCATCCGGTTCCACACCAGTCCGCAGCTCCTTCAATGGCTTCGACCCCGTCCAGCACTGACCCACTTCTGATCGGTGGTCGGCAATTCAACAGCAGGTTGTTCACCGGCACGGGCAAATATCCGAATCTGGAAGCGATGCAGCAAAGCCTCGTTCGCTCCGATTGCGACATGGTGACTGTGGCCGTAAGACGGGTTCAGACCGTGGCAGCAGGACACGCAGGCCTAATGGAGGCCATCGACTGGACACGGATCTGGATGCTGCCCAACACCGCAGGCTGTGCCAATGCTGATGAAGCCGTGCGTGTCGCCAGGTTGGGCCGCGAGCTGGCCAAGCTGGCAGGTCAAGAAGACAACACCTTTGTGAAGCTGGAGGTGATTCCCGACAGCCGTCACCTTTTACCCGACCCCTTCGGAACTCTTGAGGCTGCCGAACAGCTTGTGAAGGAAGGATTCACAGTGCTCCCTTACATCAATGCCGATCCGCTACTTGCGCAACGGCTGGAGGAGGTGGGCTGTGCAACTGTGATGCCTCTGGGCTCACCGATCGGATCCGGGCAGGGGCTGCGCAACGCATCCAACATTGCTCTGATCATCGAAAACGCTGGTGTTCCAGTTGTGGTTGATGCAGGGATCGGGGTGCCAAGTGAAGCCGCCGCAGCCCTAGAAATGGGTGCTGATGCCGTCTTAGTGAACAGCGCCATTGCCCTGGCGGGCGACCCTGCATCAATGGCTGAAGCGATGGGTCAGGCCGTTCAAGCGGGGCGAACTGCTTACCTTTCAGGACGACTCCCGAAACTCGAACAAGCCAGTGCCAGCTCTCCCACCACAGGCCTGGTCAAGTAAAGAGTGGTGAAGTGACATGAAGCAAGCGTCATAAAAGAGGTCGTTAAGCAATTGCACTCATAAGGTCCGTCCAGTCACAAAGGACCCATGCAGGTCACAACCGAAGACGGTGGACGTCTGAATGCCTTCGCCAAGGAGCCGCGCATGGAGGTGATGGCTAAGGAAACCAGCCGCAGCAGTGCCTCCAGAGTGTTGATTATCAGCGGCTCAGTGCTGGTGGTGGCACTGATGGCCCTGACCGTGGCGATCAGCTGAAAACCCTGTAGTAGCTTGCACCTCATTGGCGGCTCGCACGCTTCAGCAGGAGTTTGGGGTGAAAGTTCTCGTTCTCGGTGGTGACGGCTTCTGCGGCTGGCCCTGCGCCGTGAATCTGGCGGATCAAGGCCACGATGTTGTGATCGTGGACAACCTGAGCCGGCGCAAAATCGACATCGATCTGGAAGTTGAATCGCTCACACCCATTGCGAACATCGGTGATCGCCTCAAAGCCTGGGAGGAGACAGGCGGCAAGCCCATGCGCTTCGTCCATATGGATATCGCGCATGAATATGAGCGGCTGGTGAACCTGCTTAATCAGGAAAAGCCTGAAGCTGTGGTGCACTTTGCGGAGCAGCGCGCAGCTCCCTATTCGATGAAAAGCAGCGCCACCAAGTGCTACACCGTCGACAACAACGTCAATGGCACCCACAACCTGCTGGCCGCCATCGTCGAATCCGGCCAAGACATTCATGTGGTCCACCTGGGCACGATGGGCGTCTATGGCTACGGCTCCCACAGAGGCGCCACCATCCCTGAGGGCTATCTGAAAGTGGAGGTCCCCCAGCCCGATGGCAGTCGCTTTGAAGAAGAGATCCTTCACCCAGCCAGCCCTGGCAGCGTCTATCACATGACCAAGACGCTGGATCAGCTCCTTTTCCTCTACTACAACAAGAACGACAAGGTCCGCATCACGGACCTGCATCAGGGCATCGTCTGGGGCACGAACACAGAGGCGACGGATCGAGACCCACGGCTAACCAACCGTTTCGATTACGACGGCGACTACGGAACAGTGCTTAACCGCTTCCTGATGCAAGCGGCCATTGGCTATCCACTCACCGTGCACGGCACAGGAGGCCAGACCCGCGCTTTCATCCACATCCGCGACTCCGTGCGCTGCGTCCAGCTGGCCCTAGACAATCCCCCCGACCAAGGCGAACGGGTCAAGATCTTCAACCAAATGACCGAAAGCCATCAGGTGGGCGAACTGGCCAAGAAAGTGGCCGCCCTCACCGGAGCCAAGGTGAACAACCTGCCCAACCCTCGCAATGAAGCTGTTGAAAACGACCTGATCGTGGACAATCGTTGTTTCATTGAACTGGGGCTCAACCCCACAACCCTTGATGACGGTCTGTTGAAAGAAGTGGTGGAAATCGCCACTCGATACGCCGATCGCTGCGATCGCAACCGCATCCTCTGCACCTCTGCCTGGACCAAAACCCAGGCACAAGCCATCGTCTCCGCCTCCTGAATCAGGCCCTTCCTTTGAAAATCGCCTTCTTCACCGAAACCTTCCTGCCCAAGGTCGACGGCATCGTGACCCGCCTCACCAAAACGGTGAAGCATCTTGTGGACGCCGGCGATGAGGTGATGGTGTTCTGCCCAGAAGGCTGTCCAGAGGAGTACATGGGGGCACGCCTGATCGGTGTGCCCGCGATGCCTCTGCCGCTCTATCCCGAGCTGAAGCTGGCTCTGCCGCGGCCGGCTGTATCCGAGGCGATCGACAACTTCCAACCTGATCTCATTCACGTTGTCAATCCAGCGGTGCTGGGGCTCGGGGGAATCTGGCTGGCCAAGACCAAATCCATCCCTCTGGTTGCCAGCTATCACACCCATCTACCCAAGTACCTCGAGCACTACGGCATGGGCATGCTCGAACCACTGCTGTGGGAACTCCTGAAAGCCGCCCATAACCAGGCGCTTTTGAATCTGTGCACCTCCACCGCCATGGTTCAGGAGCTGAGTGACAAGGGCATTCAGCACACGGATCTCTGGCAGCGAGGGGTAGATACCGAACTGTTCAGTCCTGAGCTGCGCAGCAATGCCATGCGGCAACGCCTTACAGGCGATCATGACGACCGCGGTGCTCTACTGCTTTACGTGGGCCGGCTCTCCGCCGAGAAGCAGATCGAGCGCATCAAACCTGTGCTCGAAGCACTTCCCGATGCTCGTCTGGCGTTGGTCGGCGACGGACCCCACCGCCAGCAACTGGAAAAGCATTTCGAAGGCACGGCTACCACATTTGTGGGCTACCTCGCCGGTGAAGAGCTGGCAAGTGCCTATGCAAGCGGTGATGCCTTCCTCTTCCCCTCCAGTACGGAAACTCTCGGACTGGTGCTGCTGGAGGCGATGGCTGCCGGTTGCCCGGTGGTTGGAGCCAACCGTGGCGGCATTCCCGACATCATCACCGACGGCGTGAATGGCTGTCTGTATGAACCCGACGGCAACGATGGAGGTGCTGCCAGCCTGATCACGGCCACCCGTCGCCTACTCGGCAACGACATCGAACGCCAGTCCCTGCGAAGAGCTGCCCGGGACGAGGCTGAACGCTGGGGCTGGGCAGGAGCAACTGAACAGCTGCGCGGTTATTACCGCAACGTTCTCCAGAAGCAGCAACTGAGCGCTGCCGCCTGAATCATTGCTTGCCGCGCGTGCGGTTCCAGACCTCCATTACCTTTTTGGCCATCGGCAGGGCGTGCACTGATCCTCCGCCAGGTGTGTTCTGGGCGAACGCCACGATCACGATCTTCCCCTCCGGATAGGGCGCATAGGTGGCAAACCAAGCATGGTCCGGTCCGCCGGTGCTGTCCTCAGCGGTACCCGTCTTGCCCCCGGCCGGTGGAATGCCAGGCCCATTCAATCCATATCCGGTGCCATCTGACACCACCTTGCGCAAACCCTCGCGGATCTTGTTCAGGGTCGAGGGTTTGATCTCCACCTTTGAGCGCCTGGCAGGGTCAGTCCAGTCCAGCCCTTGATCAGCCAGATGAGGTGTAACCAGCCAGCCACCATTCGCGAACACCGCATAAGCCCTGGCCAACTGCAGGGGAGTGATCTGCACCACCGACTGGCCGATGGAGGCACTGGCCATGTCCTCAGGAATCCAGGGAGTCGTTCCGGGGTCGGCCCAGCCGCGGCCAGCCGCCGCCCATTCCTCATCACCCACCAACCCAACACTTTCCTCCCAGCCAATCTCGATTCCGGTCTTCTGTTGGAAACCAAGCGCATCCGCGGCTTTCTTCAGCGCCAGGGATCCCGAGCCAACACCCACTTGGTAGAAGAAGGTGTTGCTGGAAAAACGCAGGGCATCGGCGTAGCCGATACGACCGAAGCCTGCACCGTTGTGATCAGGGAAGCAATGACCTCCGTAGGTGATGCAGGCGGTGGTGTTGAGTTTGGTATCGGCAGGAAACTTGCCTGACTCCATGCCGGCCATCGCCGTTACGGCCTTCCAGGTGCTGCCGGGGTCATAGGCATTCATGGACCGGCTGAGCAGTGGCTTTTTCGGATTGGAAAACAGTGCGTCGTACTCCTTCTGAGTGGTGACGAGCTTGGAAAAAAAATTGGGATCGAACGTTGGTTTACTGGCCAGAGCAAGAATGGCGCCATTGCTGGGGTCCATGGCAACGATCGCGCCACCAGGCTTGTCAGCCAAAGCCTGCTCCGCAGCCTTCTGAAGATCCAGATCGAGAGTGAGCTTGAGGTCCTTACCAGCAACCGAAGGACGATCGCCGAGATGACGCTGCACCTCGCCCATGGCATTCACCTCCAGCATCTGCCCCCCCCAGGCACCGCGGAGATGACTTTCATAGGCCGCCTCTACACCGATGCGCCCAATGCGATCTCGAATTTTGTACCCCTTTTCGGCAAGAGTCTTGTATTCCTCCTCAGTGATCGGCTGGGTGTAACCGAGGGCATGGGCTGCCAGGGTTCCGTGGGGGTAGAAGCGCAGGATGTCCACATCCACCTGGGCTCCCTTCAATCCCAGCGACTGCTCACGGAAACGCAGTACCTGTTCAGGCTTTAGGTCAGTAGCCAGATTGATGCGATAACCGTCCCGTGCCTGTCCACTGCCACGGCGCTGATCCAGTACGGCCGCATCAAGGCTGAGCAAGCGGGCCAGACGATCGCGCAGGTCGGGCCAGCTGGCATCATCCACCAATCGTGGCTCGACATAGAGGGAGTAGGTCAATTTGCTGGAGGCCAACACCCGCCCTTTGCGATCCAACAGCCGTCCTCGTGTCGGTGAACGAGGAACGAGTCGAATGCGATTTTCATCAGCCAGTTGGCGATAGCGGGACCCCTCAAGTACCTGAAGCCACACCAGGCGGGAGACCATCGCCGCACTCACCAGCAGGACGAGCGCCAAAAGCACCAGTGGCTGCTGACGCAAACCGCTCTGGCGCTGACCATCGCGTTGCGAGAAATCGGAACCCGCCATCCTTGTCAACTCACCTTGTTGATCAGCGCATCCAACCGCTGCAGACGCCCATCAATCCTTGTCAAGACTTCCTGCAACTGCAAAGAGTCACCCTGATCCGAGTCCAACCGGACCTGCGCCTCCATAGGCTCATCCACCTCCACCTGCACCGTCATCACAGGATTACCCAGCCCAGGGCTGATCTGATCAAGACGTTCACGGACCTCCCGTGCCGCTGCTTCACCCTGCTGTCGCAGATCACCGAGAGGATCATCGCCCCTGGCAACAGACTCCACCGCCTTGGCAGGACCCTCGGTGCGGACGCGATCGACAAACGCCAGTCCCATCGGCAGAACCTCTTGCATCAGCGCCAAGCGCAGCGAATCGAGTGGTTGGCTATCGGCCATAGAGGCGAGCCTGATGATTCAACGAAGCCCAGTCTGCTCCGAAGGGAGAACAAGTGTCGGACAGGCTGAACGAGAGGATCCCAATGACCAGCCGATCACACCGGACAGCACGACAAGCGCCACGATCGGTGCCAAAGCATGATGCGTGGTTTCAAGAGAAATCCACTCGGACCAGCCGCGCCAGAAGCGATCGCGCGCAAAACGCCGTTTCTCCCGGGTTTGAAGTCGAGACCGCCTTCGGTACGACTTCTCCACCCAACGTTCGAAGGAGCGCTTTTTGGTGATCGCCATCTTGCGCTCGACCTCAAGCAGTTGGCCGGAAGTGAGCTCAGGATGAAAGGTTCCGATCAGCTCCAGGCTTTTAAGGAACATCTCCACGGCGCCATCCTTGATCTCCTGATCTGTGGGATCCAGCAGAGACCACTCCAGCTCTGGATAGAAACGACCACGGTTCTGCTGGATCTGATCCTCATTCAGCTGTCCGGGCTCTCGCAGCCAACGATCCGTGTTGCTGTCAAAGCGTCGCCAGTAGAGGAAAGGGTTGATGTAGATGGTCTTACCAGCAAGCTGGATGCTGTCCTGCTGGAGACGGCGCTGCAGTTGCTGGTCCTGCTGTTGGGCAGCGGTCACATCCTTGAAGCCGGGGGCCAAGGATATCGGCGCTGGCAGCGACCTACCAGCCCCCTGAAGGGACTCATTGACACTCCAATCTCCCCCCAAGGTTGAACGGCATCAAAAAGCGTTGGCTCTTTTGACAGAACCAACGCAAAACCGAATCAAGTCAACGAACAACCTGAATCAGAATTGAGCCAATGCTCTCCACTGCGTGGGAAGAAGTTTGGCCACCAGTTCAAACTGGCCATTACCCATCGGCTTCACCACATAGGCAACGCCCATCGGATCAGGATAAATTCCATCGGGCGGCACCACCCCCATGGTCACTCCCTGGAAGGGATCATCATGACCAACGAGAAAAGTATTGGTGCCTGAAGCTGGCATTGCCGACAAAAGCGGAGACACCCTATTGGCATATTCCTTGTAATCCTGTGGGGTGCAATCCACACAAGGCAGGAAGTTCAGATTTGAATTTTTCGTATATTTTCCAAATGCCAGTTGTGCAGTGTTGTAAGCACGGCAATAGTCGCTAGAGATCACATCACCAACAGGAATTCTTGCAGCCTTAATGCCTTTGCCAATCTGCATAGCCTCTTTTTTGCCATCAGGACTCAATCGACGCTGCGTACTGCACTCAGCGAGGTTCAAGTTTGGACTGACCTGATCACCCCAGTCCTTATTGGTTCTTGCATGACGGAGATAAACAACATAGCCGCCTCGGCGTAGATCATTGGCAAGCTGCTTTGCACCGACCCGATTAATAAAGTCGGTATTTTGCTGATCTCCAGAGATGGTGGCTGCGTTGATTTCGTAATCCTCAACAGCCGCTTTCGCCGCATGCGTATTTGTGGCGATTGATGTTGCCAGAAGGCCTCCGGCGACGAAAGCCGCAGAAGTCGAAATAAGGCGAATGTTCTTCAAGTAATTCATACCAAAAAGCATTACAAAAAGCAATTTCAACCTGAACGTAGGCATAAGGCCAACCCATGACAAGTAAAAAAAACTACATCAACTTAGAGGCAGGCCAGAGTGTATCAACAAGCCCTCGATCAATATCAATTTGATACATTTGATCCTTATTTTGACTAGAAGTGAAGTTGTAGAGCAAGCAAATATCAATCCAATCGGAGAGTAAATTCTGACAAGATAGGATTCGGGAATTGATCCTCAGATCAAAATATCCTTCGAACGTTAAGGCCTGGGGACGGCATGAATCAAATATTCAAAGAAGGATTTTCTAGAAGTTCGGCACTATTCCCACTCAATCGTTCCAGGCGGTTTGCTGGTGATGTCTAGAACCACACGGTTCACACCTTTCACCTCATTGACAATGCGATTGGAAATGGTCTCCATCAGGTCGTAAGGCAACCGTGACCAGTCAGCGGTCATACCGTCTTCACTGGACACGCAACGGAGCACAATCGGCCAGGCATAGGTGCGCTTGTCACCCATGACCCCGACTGAGCGCACAGGCAACAGAACCGCAAAGGCCTGCCAAATGTCGTGATACAGGCCGGCTTCTTTCACCTCTTCACGCACGATGAGGTCCGCATCACGCAGACAATCAAGTTTCTCAGCTGTGACCTCACCAAGGATACGAATGGCCAGACCTGGCCCAGGGAAGGGATGTCGACGCACGATCTCCTCAGGAAGTCCGAGCGATCGACCGACCTTGCGCACTTCGTCTTTGAACAACTTGCGCAGCGGTTCCACCAATTTGAACTGAAGATCCTTGGGAAGACCACCCACGTTGTGGTGGCTCTTGATCTTCACGGCCACCCGCTCGCCTGTTTTGGGATCGACATTGGTTCCAGCACTCTCGATCACATCGGGATACAGCGTGCCCTGGGCCAGATAATCAAAAGGACCGAGGCGACGGCTCTCCTCTTCAAACACACGGATGAATTCGGTACCGATGATCTTGCGCTTCTGCTCCGGATCGGTGACGTCCTTGAGTTTGGTCAGGAACCGTTGCCGGGCCTTGATGTACTCAACGTGAATATTGAACTTGCGGTCAAAGAAGTCCATCAGGAACTCAGGCTCGCCCTTCCGCATGAAGCCCTGATCAATGAACATGCAGGTGAGCTGATCACCAATAGCCTTCTTGAGCAGAAAGGCCAAGGTTGAGGAATCCACGCCACCTGAGAGAGCAAGCAACACACTCTTCTCACCGACCTGATCGCGAATCTGTTTAACAGCTTCCTCAATGAACGTTGCTGTCGTCCAGTCAGGCTCACAGCCACAGACGTGATAAACGAAATTGCGGATCATCGCCATGCCGCAAGTGGAGTGCACCACCTCGGGATGAAACTGCACGCCATACAACTGGCGCTCATGGTGAGCGACGGCCGCCTCAGGGGTATTGGCCGTATGGGCTAGACGCACGAAGCCCTCCGGCAGAGCCTCCACGGAATCCCCATGACTCATCCACATTGTTGAGCCGTTGTCCACATTGGTGAGCAAGTCAGTGGGATCATCCACCTCAAGCGGTGCTTTGCCGTACTCCGCCTTACCGGTGGCTGCCACCACACGTCCGCCCAGCTGCTGCACCATCAGCTGCATCCCGTAGCAAACGCCGAGAACCGGAATCCCCATCGACCAGATCTCTGGATCGCAAAGAGGAGCACCGTCGGCGTACACCGAATTGGGGCCGCCGCTGAGGATGATCCCCTTGGGCTCCAGTTTGCGCAGCTCTTCAACAGCTGTGCTGTACCCCAACACCACGGAGAACACCTCAGTTTCTCGCACCCTGCGAGCAATCAATTCGGAATACTGGGAGCCAAAATCAAGAATGACGATGGCCGGCTGACGCTGACCTTCAATCGGAACCTGGGACATCTCGCACGTAAGCCGTGAAACGGAAGGCCGCGGAAATCGGCCGCCAATTCATCAGCGTAGAGAAGGGCCTTGACCTGAATTAGAAACCACCGGCTGCAGTTGAAGGCCGCAATGGCGAAGCATCAGCAGTCCTTCAGGTCCGGCCCAACGCAGCTGACGATCCCGGTTAAACAGGGCTGCACCCACGCGCATCCCGGTGCAGCCATAGCGCTTCAGATAAGCCTCACTCCGCCCTTCAACCGTCTCAGCCATGGCCATCCAGAGACCCATGGCCTGCTCCAGATCATGGACTTGCAGCCAACTCCAAGCCTCTTCCATCGAAGCGGTTTCAAGCAGAGCTCGAATGGATTCCAGACGGAGCCCCTGCTGCACGGCCAGAGCAGCTAACACTTCCAAACGTGCATCAGCAAGGTGGTGATGGGTATGAAAGATTCCCCCCGCCAATTTGATCAGTTTTCCGTGATATCCGAGCACAAGCAGCTGCCTGACTCCGGATTCGGCAGCAGCCACCAAGAGGGGCCCGATCCAGTTTCCTGACT includes:
- a CDS encoding thiazole synthase — encoded protein: MASTPSSTDPLLIGGRQFNSRLFTGTGKYPNLEAMQQSLVRSDCDMVTVAVRRVQTVAAGHAGLMEAIDWTRIWMLPNTAGCANADEAVRVARLGRELAKLAGQEDNTFVKLEVIPDSRHLLPDPFGTLEAAEQLVKEGFTVLPYINADPLLAQRLEEVGCATVMPLGSPIGSGQGLRNASNIALIIENAGVPVVVDAGIGVPSEAAAALEMGADAVLVNSAIALAGDPASMAEAMGQAVQAGRTAYLSGRLPKLEQASASSPTTGLVK
- the psb34 gene encoding photosystem II assembly protein Psb34 → MQVTTEDGGRLNAFAKEPRMEVMAKETSRSSASRVLIISGSVLVVALMALTVAIS
- a CDS encoding NAD-dependent epimerase/dehydratase family protein, producing the protein MKVLVLGGDGFCGWPCAVNLADQGHDVVIVDNLSRRKIDIDLEVESLTPIANIGDRLKAWEETGGKPMRFVHMDIAHEYERLVNLLNQEKPEAVVHFAEQRAAPYSMKSSATKCYTVDNNVNGTHNLLAAIVESGQDIHVVHLGTMGVYGYGSHRGATIPEGYLKVEVPQPDGSRFEEEILHPASPGSVYHMTKTLDQLLFLYYNKNDKVRITDLHQGIVWGTNTEATDRDPRLTNRFDYDGDYGTVLNRFLMQAAIGYPLTVHGTGGQTRAFIHIRDSVRCVQLALDNPPDQGERVKIFNQMTESHQVGELAKKVAALTGAKVNNLPNPRNEAVENDLIVDNRCFIELGLNPTTLDDGLLKEVVEIATRYADRCDRNRILCTSAWTKTQAQAIVSAS
- a CDS encoding glycosyltransferase family 1 protein translates to MKIAFFTETFLPKVDGIVTRLTKTVKHLVDAGDEVMVFCPEGCPEEYMGARLIGVPAMPLPLYPELKLALPRPAVSEAIDNFQPDLIHVVNPAVLGLGGIWLAKTKSIPLVASYHTHLPKYLEHYGMGMLEPLLWELLKAAHNQALLNLCTSTAMVQELSDKGIQHTDLWQRGVDTELFSPELRSNAMRQRLTGDHDDRGALLLYVGRLSAEKQIERIKPVLEALPDARLALVGDGPHRQQLEKHFEGTATTFVGYLAGEELASAYASGDAFLFPSSTETLGLVLLEAMAAGCPVVGANRGGIPDIITDGVNGCLYEPDGNDGGAASLITATRRLLGNDIERQSLRRAARDEAERWGWAGATEQLRGYYRNVLQKQQLSAAA
- the mrdA gene encoding penicillin-binding protein 2, yielding MAGSDFSQRDGQRQSGLRQQPLVLLALVLLVSAAMVSRLVWLQVLEGSRYRQLADENRIRLVPRSPTRGRLLDRKGRVLASSKLTYSLYVEPRLVDDASWPDLRDRLARLLSLDAAVLDQRRGSGQARDGYRINLATDLKPEQVLRFREQSLGLKGAQVDVDILRFYPHGTLAAHALGYTQPITEEEYKTLAEKGYKIRDRIGRIGVEAAYESHLRGAWGGQMLEVNAMGEVQRHLGDRPSVAGKDLKLTLDLDLQKAAEQALADKPGGAIVAMDPSNGAILALASKPTFDPNFFSKLVTTQKEYDALFSNPKKPLLSRSMNAYDPGSTWKAVTAMAGMESGKFPADTKLNTTACITYGGHCFPDHNGAGFGRIGYADALRFSSNTFFYQVGVGSGSLALKKAADALGFQQKTGIEIGWEESVGLVGDEEWAAAGRGWADPGTTPWIPEDMASASIGQSVVQITPLQLARAYAVFANGGWLVTPHLADQGLDWTDPARRSKVEIKPSTLNKIREGLRKVVSDGTGYGLNGPGIPPAGGKTGTAEDSTGGPDHAWFATYAPYPEGKIVIVAFAQNTPGGGSVHALPMAKKVMEVWNRTRGKQ
- a CDS encoding histidine phosphatase family protein gives rise to the protein MKLLFVMLFGMNYLKNIRLISTSAAFVAGGLLATSIATNTHAAKAAVEDYEINAATISGDQQNTDFINRVGAKQLANDLRRGGYVVYLRHARTNKDWGDQVSPNLNLAECSTQRRLSPDGKKEAMQIGKGIKAARIPVGDVISSDYCRAYNTAQLAFGKYTKNSNLNFLPCVDCTPQDYKEYANRVSPLLSAMPASGTNTFLVGHDDPFQGVTMGVVPPDGIYPDPMGVAYVVKPMGNGQFELVAKLLPTQWRALAQF
- the guaA gene encoding glutamine-hydrolyzing GMP synthase gives rise to the protein MSQVPIEGQRQPAIVILDFGSQYSELIARRVRETEVFSVVLGYSTAVEELRKLEPKGIILSGGPNSVYADGAPLCDPEIWSMGIPVLGVCYGMQLMVQQLGGRVVAATGKAEYGKAPLEVDDPTDLLTNVDNGSTMWMSHGDSVEALPEGFVRLAHTANTPEAAVAHHERQLYGVQFHPEVVHSTCGMAMIRNFVYHVCGCEPDWTTATFIEEAVKQIRDQVGEKSVLLALSGGVDSSTLAFLLKKAIGDQLTCMFIDQGFMRKGEPEFLMDFFDRKFNIHVEYIKARQRFLTKLKDVTDPEQKRKIIGTEFIRVFEEESRRLGPFDYLAQGTLYPDVIESAGTNVDPKTGERVAVKIKSHHNVGGLPKDLQFKLVEPLRKLFKDEVRKVGRSLGLPEEIVRRHPFPGPGLAIRILGEVTAEKLDCLRDADLIVREEVKEAGLYHDIWQAFAVLLPVRSVGVMGDKRTYAWPIVLRCVSSEDGMTADWSRLPYDLMETISNRIVNEVKGVNRVVLDITSKPPGTIEWE